CGGGCGGGGAAGGGGCGGCCGTCCCCCATCCTCCTCAAAATGGTTGCAGGCTCCGGTGAATTTCTCCTCCTGGCGGGCAGTGGTTTCCGTTCTGTAGCCTTGAATCTGTCCATGCGTTTTCCCAAAGTTCAGCCTCAGGCTCCCTCGCCTTTCCCCGGCTCATAAGTTTCCGTGGCCTTGGCCACTTTGGCCGCCATTTCTTTGGCCTTGGCTTCGGCCTTGGCGCGCTCCATGGCCATGCGCGCGTCGGTCTCGGCCGCCTCGGTGGGATGAATCCGTTGGTAGTAACTGTTCGGTTTGGCCAGGTCTTCCTTGTGCAGCAGCAGGCGCCCGAAACGATCGCCGGTGCTCAGCTCAAAGGCCACGTCCATCTTGATGGCGTCAAAGGGGCATACCTCCACGCAAATCTGGCAGCCCATGCACACCGAGATGTCAATGTCGAAAATCTTGGGCTGCATTTGCAGCTTGCCGGTGTGATCCCGCTTCTTGTTGGTATCTTTGACGATGTAAATGCACTGCGGGGGACATTCCTTCTCGCAAATCTGGCAGGCCACACAGCGCAACCCGGCGGCGGCATCCTCCCCGTCATACACCAGGAAGGGAAACGTGCGGGCATTCTCAACTTGCGGGAGGCGCTCCTCGGGGTATTCCACCGTCACCAGGCGGGCGGGATTGGTGTAACTGCCCACAAAATTGCGGGCCGTCACCATCATGCCCTTGAGTATGCCTGTGCCCAGCATGTCCACCGTGAGTTGTGCGCTTTTGTTTTACCTGTCCACCTCGCCCAAGACAATATCCACGCTGCCCAGAATGATGACCACATCGGCCACCTTGTGCCCCAGACACATGTCTTCCAGCACCGTCAAATTGATGAAGCTGGGCGGCCGCACCCGGTAACGATAGGGATTGGGACCGCCGTCGCTGATAAGATAAAAGCCCAACTCGCCCTTGGGGGCCTCGATGCGCCCGTAGGCTTCGCCGGGTTTGGGCCGGAATCCGCGTAACTTGGCCTTCGGATCCATCACCGGCCCGGCGGGGATGTCCCGCAACGCCTGCTCCAGAATCCGGACCGATTCCCGCATTTCCAGCAGCCGCACCATGTACCGGTCATACACGTCGCCGTGCGCGCCCAGCGGGACGCGGAACTGGAAACGCTCATAGATCCCATACTTGTCCACCTTGCGCAGGTCATAATTCACCCCGCTGGCGCGAAGCATCGGGCCGGTGATGCCGGCGTTGACGGCCAGCGCAGGCGGCAGCACGCCCACCCCCTGCGTGCGGGCCATGAGAATTTCATTCTCGGTGAACAACGTTTCGTATTCGTCCAGAAAACGCGGATACTCCGCCACCACTTTTTTCACGCGGTCCAGCCACCCGGGCGGGGCATCGCAGCGGCAGCCGCCAAAGCGCATGTAGTTACACATCATCCGCGCGCCGGTCAGTTCCTCAAACAAATCCAGAATCTTCTCCCGTTCGCGAAAGGCATACATCAACGGCGTGCCCAGCGCGCCCATGTCCTGCACCAGAAAGCCGATCAAACACGTGTGGTTTTGCAGACGGGTCAGCTCGGCGGTGATGACCCGCAAATATTCCGCCCGCTCCGGCGGCTGCAGGCCGGCCAGTTTTTCGACCGCCAGCGCGTAGGCCCAGTTGTTGGTCAGACTGCAAAAGTAGTCCAGCCGGTCCGTATAGGGCATGGAGCCGAGATAACTGGTGTTCTCTGCTATTTTTTCATGGTTTCGGTGCAGATAACCGAACACCGGTTTGAGTTTCACCACCGTCTCTCCCTCCAGCACCACATCCATGCGGAAGACGCCGTGCGTGGAAGGATGATGCGGCCCCATGGCTACTTCCAAGCGGTCCGTCTCCAGTTCCCACCGGCCATGCTCCATGCCTTCGCCGGGCGATGGGCCGATGGGCTGGAGTAGGCCCGTGGGGTTGGGGGCAGCTTGTGGCGGGGAGGTCATCGGTGAGTTCATGCCTGCCTCCCTTGTTGGCCGGCGCCTGCTGCGGGATAATGCCGCCGGGCTTTTTCCAGCACCTGGTCATGCGGCGTGGGCTCGTATTCGTAGTCGTCCGGCTCCACGTAATCCCGCCGCATGGGGTGCCCTTCGAAGCCTTCCCACATCAGGATGCGGCGCAAATCCGGATGGCCTTCAAAAAACACGCCAAACAGGTCATACACCTCCCGCTCCTGCAACTCGCAGGAGCGCCAGATGGGCGTGAGCGAAGCCACCCTGGCCCCCTCCCGGCGGTCTGCCGTGCGCTGGCGCAACACCAGCGGCCCATGCCGCAGCTCCATGGAAAACAAATGATAAACCACCTCCAGGAAACCCGGCTCCACCTGCTCCCGGATTTCCTCAAAAACACGCTCCACGCCCTCCACCATTTGGGTGGTGCGCACCTTCTCCTTGACCACCTTGTCCAGCCAGTCCACGCCGGTGACGTTCGAGACATAGTCGAATCGGCACGCCGGGTCATCGCGCAGAAAACGGGCGACGGCCACTGCATGGGCGGTGTCCACCAGCAGTGAGGGCTGATTGGCGGGGGAGGGGTTGGGGAGTATTTTCAACCCGGCCCCGGGTACTGCGGCCGCCAGGCGTTGCACCAATGACTCCAGTGCTTCCATGCTTCAATCCTCACGGGGAAGGCTCGGTGGCTGCCATACTTCCGGGTTGAAGGGCGGCTCCAGGTCCTGCGCACCATGACGGGGCACGAGATACTCGCCCGGCACGGCACGGTTGAGCGCGGGCGCCTGTCCAGGGCCGCGCAAGGTTTGGGCGGCGATCTTCTCCTGCAACGTGATCAAGGCGTGCAATAATGCCTCCGGCCGCGGCGGGCAACCGGGAATGTGCACGTCCACCGGGATATACCGGTCAATCCCTTTAAGCACGTTGTACCCCTGCTTGAACGGCCCGCCGGAAATGGCGCAGGCGCCCATGGCAATGACATACTTCGGCTCCGGCATCTGATTGTATAGACGCACCACCTGCGGCGCCATTTTCTTGGTCACTGTGCCGGCCACGATCATCAGATCGGCCTGCCGCGGGGAAGGGCGGAAAACCTCGGCGCCAAACCGCGCGATGTCATACCGCGCCATCGAGGCGGCAATCATTTCAATGGCGCAGCAGGCCAGCCCAAACTGGAGCGGCCACACCGAATTTTTCCGGCCCCAGTTGTAAAGCTCCGCCAGCGAGGTCAGGAAGACCCCCTGTTTGCGCAGCTCATCACGTAATCCTTCGTCCACGGCCATGGTAGATCCAACCGGCGCATTCATTGCCATCGCAACAAGCCTTTGGCCCAGGCCCACACCAGCCCCTCGGCCAGCAGCAGCAGAAAAATCAGCATCGCCAGGCAGGCCCCCAAGGGCAGATCTAAAAAGGCGACGGCAAAGGGCAGCAAAAACAACACCTCCACATCAAAGATGAGGAACAAGATGGCGTAGAGGTAGTATTCCACCTTGAATTGAATGGCACCCCGGCCGCGCGATTCCAGGCCGCATTCATAAATGGCTTGTTTCACCGGCCCGGGTTTGGGCGGCGAAATCCACCATGCCCAAAGTTTGGCAACCAGCAGGGGCCCGAGGCCAAAGCCGACGGCGGCCAGCAGAAAGACCACCAGAAAGGCGTATGGGTGATACTCAGTCATACGGCACGTGCCACGGTGCTGGGTACAACCGTGCCAGCCGCACGCCACGGCGTCAAGCCGATGCGCCAGACCTTTGGAAAAAATTTGTTTTGTGGGCCGTAACGCCCCCGCAAAGAGAAGAAATTTGGATCAGATATCAAGCGGTTTTATGATTTTTTCATCAGGGACTGCTTCTAGGTGAACGTGAATGGTCTTCTCGAAGTGCAATGGCCAACACGATAATTGCCAGTCGTGGCCTTGGCTTTAAAAGATTTCATCTTTTTGGCTGGGCTTCCGCAATTCACGCGGCGATGAACTACCCCTGTAGACAAGGCAAGCCAACTCAAGCGGGGACTGCCTGCAAGATTAAGACAATGAATACATTGTTTTAATATCTAACACCGGCCGGGACAAACCGGACAACGACTACTCCCACAGGAGGTGCTTGTAGGCACAGTCCCAAATTGGGACAAGCTAGATCAGTTTTAGGTCTTTCCCAAAACGCACTCCGGCAACTTCGCAGGCAAGCTCAATTGCATGCCTTATGGTGGAGCGACTGTAGTTGGTTCCAATCCACCAACCTCCAAACCGTTCCTCTGAATATTGCTCCGATAAATCTGGGCGGCCAGGATAGAGATCTAGCTTGTTGCGAGCAAGGTAGCGCCGTTTCCGTCCGTGCTTCGGAAGGGCAGCATATCGTTCAAGAAAAGATGGATCCCTTTGCCGAAAGACATCGAGAACTCGGAACAGGGTTCCAATTGCGCTTTCTTCACGATAATGCCTTCCTTCGAAGGTGAAACCCGAAAAGTCATGGTCTGTACTTGTTGGGGGTTCAAAAGATTTTGTTTGAGATGGCGGGGGCTGGAATTTTGTTGATTCAGATTTGGTTGCTGGCTGGGGTTGTATGAGGGCGTTTAAATTAAGGGTGTTTAAAAAATCTCGGACTACCTCAGGCTCGGGTTTGAAGCCACATAGTGTTTCGACCTTTTCTGCGATCAGGTCCACAAGAATCTCATCTTGTTCCTCGATCAATTGCTTGAATGCTTGAGGTAAAGCGGCTGCCATTTGGCGTTGCCTGCTGGAGTGCCCGTGGTCCTCCCTTGCATTTGTAATAGCTTTTCCGGAAGCGACTTCCGCATACTTCAAATACCGCTCAAATATACGGCAGCATTCATCTGTTGTGCGAGCAACAAGGTCCAATTTGTAAACGCACCGCTCGTGATAGTTACCCTGCTCTGCAGGAAGGAAAAAACTCCATTCTTGACCGTCGGTAAGTATGGCCATTGGTATGCCATGGTGAAAAGCATACTCAAAAAGCTGCTTTTCGGCCCCCACGGCGTTGCCGATATCCTTTGACTCAACAATAACTACGGGTTTTGACGGTGGATGACACAGTGCAAAGTCAACCCGGCCGTTACCAGAATTGTACTCAGGACAGACTATCGTAGTGTCATAAATGGCCCATCCAAGAGCATTGAGAAGGCGTAAGATGATGCCTTGTGAAACTGAGGCCTCGTTTTTATACCTACCGGCCCGGAGGCCTTCCCGGATATCATTAATATCTTCCGCGAGTGACATGGCTGTATTTAAGCAAAAAAAGTTTACACAGACAATGTTCTTTGCCGCCGTGCTGGTCGCTCTCATAAAGGTGT
This sequence is a window from Verrucomicrobiia bacterium. Protein-coding genes within it:
- a CDS encoding 4Fe-4S dicluster domain-containing protein, which encodes MMVTARNFVGSYTNPARLVTVEYPEERLPQVENARTFPFLVYDGEDAAAGLRCVACQICEKECPPQCIYIVKDTNKKRDHTGKLQMQPKIFDIDISVCMGCQICVEVCPFDAIKMDVAFELSTGDRFGRLLLHKEDLAKPNSYYQRIHPTEAAETDARMAMERAKAEAKAKEMAAKVAKATETYEPGKGEGA
- a CDS encoding NADH-quinone oxidoreductase subunit D, coding for MEHGRWELETDRLEVAMGPHHPSTHGVFRMDVVLEGETVVKLKPVFGYLHRNHEKIAENTSYLGSMPYTDRLDYFCSLTNNWAYALAVEKLAGLQPPERAEYLRVITAELTRLQNHTCLIGFLVQDMGALGTPLMYAFREREKILDLFEELTGARMMCNYMRFGGCRCDAPPGWLDRVKKVVAEYPRFLDEYETLFTENEILMARTQGVGVLPPALAVNAGITGPMLRASGVNYDLRKVDKYGIYERFQFRVPLGAHGDVYDRYMVRLLEMRESVRILEQALRDIPAGPVMDPKAKLRGFRPKPGEAYGRIEAPKGELGFYLISDGGPNPYRYRVRPPSFINLTVLEDMCLGHKVADVVIILGSVDIVLGEVDR
- a CDS encoding NADH-quinone oxidoreductase subunit C, encoding MEALESLVQRLAAAVPGAGLKILPNPSPANQPSLLVDTAHAVAVARFLRDDPACRFDYVSNVTGVDWLDKVVKEKVRTTQMVEGVERVFEEIREQVEPGFLEVVYHLFSMELRHGPLVLRQRTADRREGARVASLTPIWRSCELQEREVYDLFGVFFEGHPDLRRILMWEGFEGHPMRRDYVEPDDYEYEPTPHDQVLEKARRHYPAAGAGQQGRQA
- a CDS encoding NADH-quinone oxidoreductase subunit B, with amino-acid sequence MAVDEGLRDELRKQGVFLTSLAELYNWGRKNSVWPLQFGLACCAIEMIAASMARYDIARFGAEVFRPSPRQADLMIVAGTVTKKMAPQVVRLYNQMPEPKYVIAMGACAISGGPFKQGYNVLKGIDRYIPVDVHIPGCPPRPEALLHALITLQEKIAAQTLRGPGQAPALNRAVPGEYLVPRHGAQDLEPPFNPEVWQPPSLPRED
- a CDS encoding NADH-quinone oxidoreductase subunit A, whose translation is MTEYHPYAFLVVFLLAAVGFGLGPLLVAKLWAWWISPPKPGPVKQAIYECGLESRGRGAIQFKVEYYLYAILFLIFDVEVLFLLPFAVAFLDLPLGACLAMLIFLLLLAEGLVWAWAKGLLRWQ